The following are encoded together in the Desulfovibrio sp. genome:
- a CDS encoding superoxide dismutase, whose translation MERILPELPYAMNALAPAISQETLEYHYGKHHRAYVTNLNNLQEGTDYKDMPLEEIIKKAPDSPIYNNAAQVWNHTFFWNCMKPNGGGKPEGALADAIAAQWKSFDKFKEEFSAKAAGNFGSGWTYLVKKPGGALEIQNLGAAGNPLRTGDTPVMTIDVWEHAYYIDYRNARPKFIEAFLEKLVNWEFAAKNFKG comes from the coding sequence ATGGAACGAATTCTGCCCGAACTTCCCTATGCCATGAACGCCCTTGCGCCCGCCATTTCGCAGGAAACCCTGGAATATCATTATGGCAAACACCACAGGGCCTATGTCACGAATCTGAATAATCTTCAGGAAGGCACAGACTACAAGGACATGCCGCTGGAAGAGATTATCAAAAAAGCTCCGGATTCGCCCATTTACAACAATGCCGCGCAAGTATGGAATCATACGTTTTTCTGGAACTGTATGAAGCCCAATGGCGGCGGAAAACCCGAGGGCGCTCTGGCTGATGCCATTGCCGCACAATGGAAAAGCTTCGACAAATTCAAGGAAGAATTTTCGGCCAAGGCCGCTGGCAATTTTGGTTCAGGCTGGACATATCTTGTTAAAAAACCCGGCGGCGCGCTGGAAATCCAGAATCTGGGGGCCGCAGGCAACCCGCTGCGCACCGGCGATACCCCTGTCATGACCATTGATGTATGGGAACATGCTTATTATATTGACTATCGGAACGCCCGCCCCAAGTTCATCGAAGCTTTTTTGGAAAAGCTGGTTAACTGGGAATTCGCAGCCAAAAATTTCAAAGGCTGA